In the uncultured Methanobacterium sp. genome, one interval contains:
- a CDS encoding tetratricopeptide repeat protein: MAIKEAEMFYKQAMSFLEQGKVDKSIKFFESALGIDKEYVSAWNDKGVAYMELGNYPEALKCFEEVIRLEPGDNMAWYNRGYVLLILEEYQEAVNTFDLFLSRYSKKDDFYKYGLYMRAQGFYNLKKYDESLKLIKESLKIDKTFKEARDLLELIGKESEK; encoded by the coding sequence ATGGCGATCAAAGAAGCAGAAATGTTCTACAAACAAGCCATGTCCTTTTTAGAACAGGGAAAAGTAGACAAATCAATAAAATTTTTTGAAAGTGCACTCGGAATTGATAAAGAGTATGTTTCAGCTTGGAACGATAAGGGAGTAGCCTACATGGAGCTTGGAAACTATCCTGAGGCACTTAAATGTTTTGAAGAAGTCATCAGACTGGAGCCTGGTGATAACATGGCCTGGTACAACCGTGGATATGTACTCCTGATTCTGGAAGAGTATCAGGAAGCAGTTAACACCTTTGACCTCTTCTTGAGCAGGTATTCCAAAAAGGATGATTTTTACAAATACGGTTTATACATGAGGGCTCAAGGTTTTTACAACCTTAAAAAGTATGATGAGTCTTTAAAATTAATCAAAGAATCTCTTAAAATAGATAAAACATTCAAAGAAGCCAGAGATCTTCTGGAATTAATAGGAAAAGAATCTGAAAAGTGA
- the pdxS gene encoding pyridoxal 5'-phosphate synthase lyase subunit PdxS, with product MLHGTELLKKGFAKMTKGGVIMDVVNAEQAAIAEEAGAVSVMALEKVPADIRASGGVARMADPSKVTEIMDAVSIPVMAKVRIGHFVEAQVLESLGVDMIDESEVLTPADEKFHIDKKQFTIPFVCGARNLGEALRRIDEGAAMIRTKGEAGTGNVVEAVRHMRMIQGTIRELKDMTEEELWSVAREEEAQLYLVKETQKQGRLPVVNFAAGGVATPADAALMMQLGADGVFVGSGIFKSEYPEIVAKAIAEATAHYQDADLIAEVSRDLGKAMPGLEISQIPKSERLQDRGW from the coding sequence ATGTTGCATGGAACAGAATTGTTGAAGAAGGGTTTTGCCAAGATGACTAAAGGTGGAGTGATCATGGATGTGGTCAACGCTGAACAGGCAGCTATTGCCGAAGAAGCAGGTGCTGTGTCTGTTATGGCACTGGAGAAGGTTCCAGCGGATATCAGAGCTTCTGGAGGAGTTGCCAGAATGGCAGACCCCAGTAAAGTTACCGAGATCATGGATGCAGTCAGTATCCCGGTCATGGCTAAGGTACGAATCGGCCACTTTGTGGAAGCCCAGGTCCTAGAATCACTGGGAGTGGACATGATCGATGAGAGTGAAGTACTAACCCCTGCCGATGAAAAATTCCACATTGATAAAAAACAATTCACCATACCATTCGTTTGTGGAGCAAGGAACCTGGGTGAAGCTCTCCGCAGGATAGATGAAGGTGCTGCCATGATCAGGACCAAGGGAGAAGCAGGCACCGGTAACGTAGTAGAAGCAGTCCGTCACATGCGCATGATCCAGGGAACCATCAGGGAACTCAAGGACATGACTGAAGAGGAACTGTGGAGTGTGGCCCGGGAAGAAGAAGCACAGCTTTACCTAGTTAAGGAAACCCAGAAACAGGGAAGACTACCCGTGGTGAACTTTGCTGCAGGAGGAGTGGCTACTCCAGCAGATGCAGCCCTTATGATGCAGCTGGGGGCAGATGGAGTATTCGTGGGAAGCGGAATCTTCAAATCAGAATACCCTGAAATAGTAGCTAAAGCTATAGCCGAAGCAACTGCCCATTACCAGGATGCGGATCTCATTGCCGAGGTCAGCCGGGACCTGGGTAAAGCAATGCCTGGACTGGAAATAAGTCAGATACCCAAATCTGAGAGATTACAGGATAGGGGATGGTAA
- a CDS encoding DUF763 domain-containing protein: MSSRSGVANLPLHGGRAPRWLFQRMVKLAGAVTDSIIYEYGPEEFLSRISDPHWFQAFSCVLGFDWHSSGTTTTTCGALKTAIKPEEQGILIAGGKGRASRRTPQEIQDAGEIFSLSTSKLENLVYSSKISAKIDNSCIQDGYQLYHHVFFLTEKGDWAVVQQGMNESTKYARRYHWLSDSVENYINQPHNGICCDLKEEKTLDMTSDMSFDSRQTSLDLILDNPEHLKKYFQKKIVLGPGQANLDIFCPELTLPAHHPVLGTDLSLREFEVLQDAWELQPESYEELVSLRGMGPKKIRALALISDLVYGDKPSWDDPVKYSFTHGGKDGFPYPVDREVYDHSIQTLQDALEQARLEKKDRYHAIKRLENLIHVDN, encoded by the coding sequence ATGAGTTCAAGAAGTGGAGTTGCCAATTTACCCCTTCATGGTGGTCGTGCACCCCGTTGGCTTTTCCAGCGCATGGTGAAACTGGCAGGAGCAGTCACTGATTCAATAATATACGAGTATGGTCCTGAGGAATTTTTATCCAGAATTTCGGACCCTCACTGGTTCCAGGCATTTTCATGTGTCCTGGGATTTGACTGGCACAGTTCTGGTACCACAACCACGACATGTGGGGCTCTAAAAACAGCTATCAAACCTGAAGAACAGGGTATACTTATTGCCGGAGGTAAGGGTCGTGCTTCTCGGAGAACACCTCAGGAAATCCAGGATGCTGGAGAAATATTTTCATTATCCACATCTAAACTGGAAAATCTGGTTTATTCCAGCAAGATCTCTGCAAAAATTGATAATTCATGCATCCAGGACGGTTACCAGCTTTATCATCACGTGTTTTTTTTAACTGAAAAGGGTGACTGGGCAGTGGTACAGCAGGGTATGAATGAATCCACCAAATATGCTCGCCGTTACCACTGGTTATCTGATTCAGTGGAAAATTACATTAACCAACCACATAATGGTATCTGTTGCGATCTGAAAGAGGAGAAGACATTGGACATGACTTCGGATATGAGTTTTGATTCACGGCAAACCAGCCTGGATCTTATTCTTGATAACCCCGAACATCTGAAGAAATATTTCCAGAAAAAAATAGTTTTGGGGCCAGGTCAGGCCAACTTGGACATATTCTGCCCTGAACTTACGTTACCAGCGCATCATCCTGTGTTAGGCACTGATCTATCCCTCCGGGAATTTGAAGTCCTTCAAGATGCTTGGGAATTGCAACCAGAAAGCTATGAAGAGCTAGTATCTTTAAGGGGTATGGGGCCCAAGAAGATACGTGCATTGGCACTGATTTCAGACTTGGTCTATGGGGATAAACCCAGTTGGGATGATCCCGTTAAATACAGCTTCACTCATGGTGGTAAAGATGGTTTTCCCTACCCTGTGGACCGGGAAGTATATGATCATTCTATCCAGACCTTACAAGATGCACTTGAGCAGGCCAGATTAGAAAAGAAAGATCGTTATCATGCCATCAAACGTTTGGAGAATCTGATCCATGTTGATAATTAA
- a CDS encoding 4a-hydroxytetrahydrobiopterin dehydratase: MKIKKNKKGGDVFIYTPKLLSPEEIEEKSALLDNWSLLEDHYLVSVFEFPDFLNALEFTVKVGLVAEEMQHHPEINLSWGKVALEITTNDLGGLTELDFIFAMKINELTE, from the coding sequence ATGAAAATCAAAAAAAACAAAAAAGGGGGGGATGTTTTTATTTACACACCCAAACTCTTAAGTCCAGAAGAAATAGAAGAAAAATCAGCCCTACTGGATAATTGGTCTCTTTTAGAAGATCATTACCTAGTATCTGTTTTTGAATTCCCTGACTTTTTGAATGCCCTTGAATTTACGGTTAAGGTTGGTTTAGTAGCAGAAGAAATGCAACATCACCCAGAAATAAATTTATCATGGGGAAAGGTGGCCTTAGAGATAACCACCAATGATCTGGGCGGTTTAACCGAGTTGGATTTTATATTTGCCATGAAAATTAACGAACTGACTGAATAA